In the genome of Arachis hypogaea cultivar Tifrunner chromosome 9, arahy.Tifrunner.gnm2.J5K5, whole genome shotgun sequence, the window TTATTCCTAGTTCGATTTTGTGTAGTGCATTTAATCAGCCATTGCAGCATCCTTATTTCTGCAACATTTAACCTATCTCATTTAGCACCATTTGCTTGAAATCTGTCTATGTTAGGCTTAATTGAAAAACTAAGAAAAGGCATTCCCAACTCCCAAGGCCAGGTGAAATAGAAAGGTTGTGCTACGCTATCAACAGTAAACATAAAATTTCACCAAATATTTATGACAGGGATCAGACAAGGAAGATTCATGTaccatataaaaattaaaaataatgaaaatctgTTAATACTTACTTTGATGATAGACCAAGATCATAATTAGAGGCTTGGAAAATACGCTTAAGTGAATCCTTGAAAACTGAATGACCAAAACTTTCAGCAAGTACAACAAGGCCACCAGTCCTCTCAACAGCAGTTTTAAGCTCAGCAATGCCAACCTGTGGGCAAAACAGAATGCAGAAAATTGTTAGTTTAGCAATTAAAGCCTTATCAGCCTATATAGCATAAACCTCTTAATAGTATTTGCATAACAAAACTTCCAACAGGATTGAGATTAGGTACAACACTTAAAAAATTATCCTTCTAGACCATGGATCACGGACAAGAATTATAAACATGTACACTATATCTAGATATGGTAGGAGACACTTATCATTGCCTCATTGGGAGAATTCTCTCCCACATTGCCTAAAATATAACATCACTTAGGTCATCTGCAAAGaatctttcttttgtttcttagACTAAGGCATAATTCCTAACAACTGATTAAGcctaaaatgaaaaattttggacAATCAACAAAGTATTTCGGAACCACCTTTCTTACATTGTTATTGTATGGCGTTTATGGTTAGTCACTAGTGAAAGATTTGGGGTCTGCCTTGGTCATAGAACCAAATGTTACTAGCATTAGCGGTTTTGGTAAACTCCGTCTATGCTACACCTACGGTACATAGCCGGTTCCGAACCCaaataaaggaggagggttgggTTAGACCTTTGACAGCCAACATAAAAACTTAGCCGAATCTTCATGACATGGATCAAAGATGTTATTGCGCTAAAACTAGGACGTTGCCCAGAAGCAACGCACTGTATGGCTCGCGTACagtgtcaaatgagcaagagacgctgcatcggtgcccgggtgtagtgttaaatgagcaatgGTTCCCACGTTTTTATGAACGGATGAggataaataagctagttcacaaaaaAAAAGGTAAAGGTAAAAGTCGGAGCGACAAAAGGTTGAGATTTGAGACGTGAAACATAGGCACTCCAACAGGAAAATCCATAGAAGTAGTGaataccatgacaaggaggaaaattaacatcatgtgcctacaagaaacaaaatgagtCGGCGCAAAAGCTAAAGAGTTGGATACTTCCGGATTCAAACTTTGTCATACAAGAAAgttgaagaataggaatggggtagGTATTATCGTAGATAAGCAGTGGGAGAAGGATGCAGTGGATGTCAATAGGGTGGatgatcggatcatctctatcaaatttGTGGTGGAAAGAGGTACTTTTCATGTAATTAGCACCTATACactgcaagtgggttcggacgagcaACACAAGATaaagttttgggaggatctagagagtttggtccaagacataccttcaagagataagattttcttaagaggagatttaaatggccatgttaaAAGAGAAGTGACTTGGCATGGAAATATTCACGGATGCCATGGTTTTAGGGTGGCCAATAcagagggtaaaactattttgaacTTTTCCTCAACTTATGAgattctcatcgcaaatacatgttttaaaaaaagaGACGAATATCTTATAATCTAtaggagtggcatgacaagctctcaaatcgactctttcttgttagtcaaccagaaattttgcattaattgtaaaattattacgggagagtttgacaacacaacataagaTGCTTGTCATGGATTTTCGAGTTTAGCAAAAATAAGGAACAAAGAAACTTTCTAAGacagataacagaagaggcaAAGTAGAAAAGGGATGAAAGCGCGGAGAAGATGTGGAGGGAGATAGCAGaaattattagaagaacagcaaacgAAAGTTTTGGAATCTAGAAGGATAGAACTTTAAGAGACAATGAGTCctagtggtggaatgcgagtgtacaagaaaagataaaggcaaAAATAAGAGTGATTTttgtgccgcaatgcagataattggaaaAATTATAAaacggctaagaaagagacaaaaatggctgtaagtgaagcaagaacaataGCATATGAGAGgaaggagaaaaatgtatatatagaatcgcaaaagACCatgaaagaagaacaagaaacttggatcaggttaagtgcataaagaatAAAGACGGAAAGGTTTTGGCTCAAAATGAGAAGATCAATGAAATGTGAAAGAACTACTTTTACGAtttatttaatgaaggacagaagactctttcgagccttggtcggttatgctcaagggaagaagatcaaaacgtCGACTATTGTCAAAAGATTTAAGACTTCGAGATAAAAGAaactctaaagcagatgaaaaatggcaggacaGTAAGACCCAATAATATTccgattgaagtttggaaggACCTTAGAAAGAAAGACATCAGTTGGTTAAAcaactttttaatgagattttaaagtCAAAAAAATGTCAAATGAGTGGAAAAAAAGCacattggtacctatctacaagaataagaggGATATACAGAGTTGCAAAAACTAGAGAAGAATCAAGTTCATGAATTATACCATGAAATTATGAGAAATGGTGATAAAACAAAGACTGAGACAAGAGACACAAGtagaaaaccaatttgattttaTGCCAGCCAGATCCACCACTGAAACTACatacctgttaagaaggatgatggagaggtatcatagtaataaaagggatttaCATATGATATTTATTGATCTGCAAAAAGTGTACGATAGGGTGCCAAGgaaggtcttatggaaggttttgaaaagtaagagagtaaggatcgcatatattcgtgtaattaaagacatgtatgatggagcTACAACTAGTGTAAAGACTCAAGGCGGTGTGACAGGGTAATTTCCTATTGGTATAAGATTACACCAAGAATCATCCTTAAGTTCATAACCTtttacattagtcttggaagtacttaCAAAACATATCTAAGAGCCTATGTCatagtgcatgctttttgccgatgatatcatccTTATAGGATAGTCAAgtgaagacctaaataagaagttagatTTACGGAAAGAatctctagaagtgtatggtctgcgcataagcagtagcaagacggaatatatggaatgtaagttcggccGCCGAAGGGATAACCCTAATACAGAGGTGaatattggagaaaacatcctatgaAAAGTTAGAAGTTTTAAATATCTTGGATGCATCATATAGGATAAGGGAAAGATTGaataggatgtaaatcataggatccaagcaggttaatcaaaatggcggagtgcgtcTAGTTTTATGTGTGACAAAAAAgtgcatttaaaatttaaaagtaaattctatcgcactgctatcaAACCAGCTATATTTTATGGTACAGTGTTGGACGGCCaaaggagagcacgaacataaCTGAAGCGTGGCAGAGATGAAAATGTTGGGATAAAAGAGTGGTCATGCCTGATTGAATAGAATAAAGAACGAAGATACAAGAGAGAGAGTTGAAGTAGTACCTATTGTGGAAAATATGGTAGAATCGCGTCTCAAGTGGTTtgaacatgtgagaagaagaccgacagaacaCTCAGTCAGGAGGGTAGATGAGATGAAAAATGGATAAGGGGTGAAAGGCAGAGAAAGACCTAAGAAGGTCATCCATAAAGTGGTCAAACAAAATCTACATGTAAACGATCTccctgtagacatgatacatgatagaacTCAATaacatcgtttgattcatgtagccaacCCCACCtaatgggacaaggctttgttgttgttgttgtattagtGGTTTTGGTAGAAGTCAAGAGGACAATCTCTACAATTTGTAACTATTGCTAGGATGTGGAGCATTTGATTGGAGCCTAAGATCTATATTTTAAGTTAGAAAATATTTAATTCGAAGTTTCCAACCACTAGTATTGAACAATTATAAGTCCAGGAAGATAAATGCATGACCATAGCACATCCAGAAGAATATTCAATATACAGATAATAAATGGGAAGTGAATGAAAATGAAAACCATTACCAAAAGACTCCTCCTCAGATTACTTAGCAGATGGGCTACCATTCAATATTATATGCTTGACAAATATTAAACAGTGAACAGTTTTCCAGGTGGAAACTAGGGAGCAAATCGTGCCAAGCACTTGCAACATAAAAACAAGCAGAATGCTGCTCACAAATCAAAGGATAATGTACAAAGTGAAAGCATTACCTGATCAAGAGCACAAGCAAAGAGATCTAGCACATGACCTTGATGTACAAGCTGCTTTGCAAGTCCATCATAAAATTTCACACATTTATGGTAATGTGGCACAGAATCTTTATCCAAATCCTTGTGGGAACGAATTGGTTCAGTAAGTTGTTTGGACACAATCTACAACGGTACATATAAGAGAATCAGCCAACCGTAATAAGCCAATCAGAGTAGGTGGAAATCATGCTTGCccgtgagatgaagagaagtaaaATAAATATCCAACATAAAAGAACGATTTTGCAACTCTTCTGAAAGTAAATGCTAGTTTATAATATGTGCTTATGTTGTTACCTCTGTTTAGTTATACATATGCAGCCAGATAAGTCTGGACAACCCTCATCACATTCACACAACAACCAAGTTTTGTCACCATAGTGCACTATGGTAAACTTAAGACAATcaaacattaaaatttaaatccTTTGCATTGGTTGTGCGATAGTTTCTTGGtatgcaagaaaaaaaaattctcaacaaaCAAATCATCTTCTACCATTGGATGAGATACCAaagtccaataataataataataataataataataataataataatgaattaaacaattattacaattaattaattaacaaagaaTGCTACAACTTCGTTCAAGAACCTTGGAATATTCCAAATGGTATGCTTCAACTTCCACCCTGGCAATTTAGCCATTtaggttttttagatttttaaaaatgaaattctcCTATTGTGAAATGAAGTAAATGATTGCGGGGTCATCAATGAGTCATAGTAATATATTTTCATACTTAGTGGCAATTCTCTAAATTagtaacaagactcaaaaattGCCATATATGCAAGTACACTAAATAGCATATACAGCATACATTAACGAGTATGATCAGCAAGTCTTACAGGAGCAGGTCCTTCAGTTGCCGGCCCACCAATGAAAGCCATGATTCTTGCGGCCGAGCCAGGAACGCATGCCCCCAACAAACTGGCTGCTATGCTCAGTGCAGTACTGGTGCACCTTGTCGCACGCTGGTCAGCAGGCACCGGCCAAGGATCCTTCTGCAGCTCCTCCAAAACCTGTCAACCAAATTACACACAACAAAAATTAACACCGAATACACATTATCAGGATCCTCTCATGTTCACTTAAAATAATTGCTAAAACACATAACTCACTCGCATTTATCAGATGGTCCTTCAACATGATATAGATTACAAAACAAGTAAAGCCATTGTGAGGGTGGCTGCATACATAGCACCACTCTATTTCACTAAGATACCAGCATtcacaaaaagagaagaaaaattcgTTATAGTATGATCCTAACCATCACTTAGTCATCCTATACTAATCTAatgttctttcttcctttcttttccgCTAACCTGACAGAGTCACAGAGATGatcctaaattcctaatttcCTCCTCCAAACACACTCCAAccagaaattaaaataacaaattagTATTACCGAATTCAGGGTGAACTCGCACTCAGAAGCAGGCACCAAGAACCGCGAAATGCTCTCCCTGGACAGGCCATCCCGGGCGCCGGCAATGACGCCAACGGCCGGCTTCGGCTTATTGGCAAAGAAGCACATCTGCTCAAGCAACTGATCCTTCGAAACATCCTTAGAGCCTTTAAAAACATAAGTCTTAGGAACCTGAGCGAACCCTAACTCATGAACATGCACGAAGGTCCCAAACGTGACCAATCCCACAAGCGAATTCTCCGGCAAAAGCTCCACCGCCTGAAGCAGGGCGGAGCGTAGGTATCCAATCTCCTCCTCGATGACGCACGTGTCGACGACGAAGAGGAACACCGGCGGGACGGTGGCGGTAGGATCAGGTGTGGACGCGTACTCTATTGTTGTGTACTGTGGAAAAAGCTCAGCAGGGAGATTGTCGTCGGAGATTGAAGCGTAGTGAGGGGGGAAGTGGTTGCGCTGGAAGCAGAAGGGGCAGATCCAGATCTTGGCGGCGAAATCGACGATGCAGAAGGGGTTGAGAACGGAGCGGCAGGTTCGGCAGCGCTGGGGCTGGTATGGGAGGAGAGGGGCGGCGGATGAGGGGAAGTGTTTGATGGGAGTGTAGATTACGGCGACGGGGACGACGGCGTTGGCGGCTTCTTGCTTTGTGCCGGGGATGACGTTCCAGGGCATCCGGACGCCATCCTGGGATTCCAGATCAAGAAACTCCGCCATGAATCACGTATTGAGTAATGGATTCGGTTTCAAATTGAGATTTGGAATTGAGTTAGCTAACGATGAGGAGGAGACACAGGCGGAGAGAGTGATAAAGTGAGGAGGTCTCCAGTTTAACAATAATTTCATGTTTCATGGGTCCACACGAGTACATGACACAAAATGAGTGTATGACTACTACAATTTATGAGTAACAGTAAATTTATTTAAAAGGTTTTTCAAGAGCAATGCTACACAATTTATTAAtgggaaaagctctgcatacaaaccattgtatgctttacaagttcattaaacaataaaatcaaaatacgcGCTGCTCCACGTACGTTGATTATATGTGCTATATAACATTCCGCGTATATCtaattatcaaatttaaaatatttgtttccttcttcgttttcgatattttgagatttggttgttcttcttctcgcgcgtctttcctccttcttctccatcgttcttttcctctccttttctcactAGTATGTTCTTTGTTTACGTTACCTTTtttctctctgcaactcgagcttcgttttctattttgatttgttgttttctgaaatcaaaatttgaactcgttttgaagataatggatcattcaaatgaagattgtcagctgaatccaggcaaagtggattatgaatttgaatctaacgaagttcctgaggtttgatttacataggattagtatgaattttctttcaataatttgtATAACATTGTGTAGTtgaaaaattgctgaacattgaTTGTGAAAGTAACACGTTAACATGAATCTGTCAATTCAATGTATTAGTTGTGATTAATtacctggaatttatagcagaagCTCCGGGGTAGATCAattcttctttgggtgtattttagctagaagtgtgggtgtatctacactttactggttttttgttattttaattgagttgttgttgtttaggtgtattatatcagacatgattgggtgtgtttttagtttttgacatggtgtattctgcagcctgtgtatttacagtttatgactttAAAGGTCATTCTGTAGTTGAGTTGTTACGGTTCGGGTATATCatattagacatgattgggtgtatttgaatcatatctatgggtgtattcacagttctgacacggtgtattgtgcagcctctctcggttgttgatgacgagcttgttccgaaggtcggaatgacctttaccacccttgaagatgctgaaaAAATTTTACAGGagctacgccaaggctgcaggtttctctacaagagttcggtgcacaaataggaagggaaacgagattaagaatcaactgattacatgtagcagagagggaaaatggaaatctaaaatatctccgactgagaagaccaatccgacagccggtttaaactgtcctgcaagaatttatatacacacattgaaggatgtcggtgcttggattatttcaaaggttgtgttggatcatttacacccctgctgtccaagcaaagcagagatgctcaaacagcacagggaactaagcatgtccattcgtcgtacgatagagaataacgaggaggccggtatcagaccaagcaaaacctaccaatcatttgttgcggctgccgggggtcaccgcgagttaaattttatcgaaaaggacgtgagaaattacattaccagggaagtgcgaaatgtttccgaacaagaagatgcaaaggaattcggaaaatatttcttaagaatgaaagagaagaatctgaatttcttttttgagctcgaactcgaggaggatcaatcgattaagctggctttttgggccgatgcaagaagcagagccgactttgagtatttcggagacgtcatttcattcgacaccacctacaatacaaacaggtaacaaactgtccctgtttatgatgctaaattaatttatttttacgaatccgcagcagaggtgtatattggctatTTCATTGGGTGTATTCTAAGCATATGTTGaggtgtacctaatgattttgcattctggaccatggtaatttgtttcaggtataatttggtctgtggttcttttgtcggggtgaatcaccacggtcagtcaacacttctcggatgctctttgatgaagaacgaagaaattgaatcattcaaatggttatttcaatgctggcttcgttgcatgggaggaaacgctccgaaagggtttctcaccgatcagtgtgcatcaatgaaaagggctttagatgcctgtatgccaacaacagttcaccgctggtgtatttggcacatcataaagaagattccaagcaaattaaacgggtacaagggacatgccgatatcgaacaagaaatgagccatgttgtttggaactctcatagcaaagactcattcgataggaattggaacgattttctgctgaattttggtcttgcggacaacaagtggctttcaggtaatgtgtttttaaaatctgcagcagaggtgtaaattgtatgttctcttgggtgtattttatagtctgtgtttgggtgtattatgcaaaTCTGTACtaagaccgtcacatatgggttcctatctatctagatcaccacttctgggcagggatgagaagcacacaaaggagcgagagcatgcattcattttttaacaagtacatcacccggaacagctcacttattcagttcgtcaaacaatacgataattacCTCGGAAGCAAGGAgtaagcagagagagaatcagatgctgcagattttcatacggtcataccgtgtgcaaccaaatcctccattgaagctcagtttcaagatgcgtacactcaTGCAAAGTTTAaggaagtccaagcgcaattcagaggaaaggcgaattgcatcaccagattaaagaatttcgctctaggctattcaatatacgaagtcggagaacaagtttccagctcaatattcaacaagttcgcggttacctacgactcagttgcagccgaggtaaaatgccaatgtttattattcgagtcgagagggatactgtgccgtcacgcactaagcgtgttaagcttcgaacaagtaagccaagtgtcccctagatatatactggaacgatggagcaagaaggtaaagaggcgacacacacacatcaagagcagccacgacgagccactaatggagccaagaagcaagaggttcgaccaattggtttttcattcgcaaaatatttgcgaatttgcctccgaatcggaggagctgactgcaattctgcaccgagCGTACGATAACGTGATGGCCGAGatggaagcattaaaagccaaaaggaaggggacatcttctttttcccacgaagacgccaacttggaatccgttaacgagcttcaaagcccgccaaggattcgaacaagaggacgtccaaaaaacaagctaggttcaaagctggagaaacagattgcaaatgccacaaagaagaagaagacgaaagttttaagcgaggtaaaagtaatgttctttaaatttgtggcgattgagtttatttttctcgttaatagtttagctaatgtgtgagtgttatattcagataaacctgtttgatgctgcatcagcggcgcattcaaattccagccaatatcaaggacacgttatgaattatcagttcagggtaccagcagcaggggataactctttgggtgtatagttttatagaatatgggtgtaaaagcactgttcttttgggtgtatttttgtttaTTCACAATTTACatagacacatatatagatacatatagaacaaaagctgtaaaaattcgcaggttatgggtgtatatttcatttgatgtttttcttcatattttagtacatgtaattcatatattttgaatacagcacagacagttgggtgtatattttatgcaatcttgggtgtattattagacttgcGTTGGGTGTAACAGTTTACAATTTGCGTTTACATATGCCTTGATTTTTTGCTTCATATTTTAGcacctgtaatacagcttttgaatacatcatagacagtttaccagcacagatagtttaactatgggaaaaaatatgcatggaatagaagttgttgataaatggcaaatatttacaccatttgttcaatttacaaactacccaacagttggattacccagtttctatatcagcagaattaatctgacaaaacggactcaataatacagaggatggcttcgatagccttatagcactactctctctaattgcccaatctctctgtttattcatctcactgaatagtatccgggaagcatactccactctatattggtccacctcctcctacaattaaaaagtatattctgtttaaacagcaatattaattcagtaaagtaatacagagttatatagttctaaagacagttacctgtggccaattatcccattcgtacttcccctttttgatgttttccggctcaattaactcaagccacttcataacgtagatagcgcagtcatagctgaaaacgaagaaaataaattacaaatctcatttaggaaagtttaatgttcatagtcacaaatttataccttgttttttggcctgatattttaacatatgatgctttaattttcttctcgTTCTCCCCTTTTGCCAGAGGTTCCCCGCTggcatatgttatcaatcttgaaaatacatatcccttaaataccaaaacaaatcagtaatacacccgaatgaatggacaagatacacccaactgaatggacaatatacacccaacacaactaatgaaatagacctatctattaaagtaaagaagacagaggccacttacagtgaatttattaatgtcTTTTCTCTCATCGCTTGAagcttttttgtgtagcgggtcaagtatttgaCATTTCCACTTTGTTGTATttatcagccataaccaccaatgccccgagtggcaaacaggagcaaaaatctgaaggattgccacatttcaacagtgtgttattttatttggtatataagtaaataagcgtactaacaaatttagcaaacgaaaacttacatatggatgcgaagttaatttttttctatctatgaagtgaatgaaactcgggtaggcttccaccctgaattcctttttcgttttcggtgatatgaattccccctttgggtgatccgaaagtgccatgctctgcaagaattgtgaaacaagaaatgaaattctgaaaatacacaacttacacccaatcgaacctaaaaaatacacccaaatcaatacagaaaatacacccaaagttcgtagaagtaacacttaccacaatatcggggggagacagtatatttgttcttgaaacctctttttatttttctggttgaggatgaggcagatggcagatacaatctagaaatatatgccgaaatcaattttatattaataaacattgcagttgactttggtgtaaaaacattaatgttattctaatattacctgagattctatatcactttttgcctggagggatgcaaggtgcattctcatcaaaatgtattctccttGGCCAATCAGAGTGCACATCTCCTCATACTGGTTAGTATTGCCATCTGCGtcttccttcagtctcgtccccagatgtagcacttttgtttcatatcatctggaatttgatttattcccccaggagtttcaaactttacagaactttctcccccagtctccctctgaatttgtggactttcgTTTTTTTCCTTCGCCGCACTGCTTGCTAATTTTTGGACCAAATTGTCTAATTGTTCTAGCAAATTTGCAGTTTCTGGAGATTTTTCCCTTTGTCTCCTGCGTTGACGCCCCCTCCTGTCTTGAATCAGTcaatccaaggctgaatgatggcatctctggatctgttttaggaacataggttgctgtccgtgccatcatcaacagggcagcagcgtcttctgcggctggatgactgcgtcatgatgtataagaataagagtaagaataagaatatacggatgataagcaaatattgattttagtctgatgaacttacattttagttggagctgggggaagcttgggtgtggtttcttgaagttgtttggggggttcaggagtgctgcacagttacacaaaattaatcatggcgtaaaaaaaattgatcaggaacaatatacacccaaactgttagcaaatatacacccaatactatttcttacgtttctATAGTCCCTTCAATCCGTAGCATAGGTgttggttcaaaatctgtctcagtggttgtttgggatgccggcacaaaaacctggatcgggactctaaacaagaagaaaaatgaaaggttaacaacgtatttgaaaataataaggttataaggttgaaatatttttggaaaactcAC includes:
- the LOC112710269 gene encoding protein transport protein SEC23 C yields the protein MAEFLDLESQDGVRMPWNVIPGTKQEAANAVVPVAVIYTPIKHFPSSAAPLLPYQPQRCRTCRSVLNPFCIVDFAAKIWICPFCFQRNHFPPHYASISDDNLPAELFPQYTTIEYASTPDPTATVPPVFLFVVDTCVIEEEIGYLRSALLQAVELLPENSLVGLVTFGTFVHVHELGFAQVPKTYVFKGSKDVSKDQLLEQMCFFANKPKPAVGVIAGARDGLSRESISRFLVPASECEFTLNSVLEELQKDPWPVPADQRATRCTSTALSIAASLLGACVPGSAARIMAFIGGPATEGPAPIVSKQLTEPIRSHKDLDKDSVPHYHKCVKFYDGLAKQLVHQGHVLDLFACALDQVGIAELKTAVERTGGLVVLAESFGHSVFKDSLKRIFQASNYDLGLSSNGIFEINCSKDLKVQGIIGPCATLEKKTPLCSDTVIGQGGTSAWKMCGLDKSTSLCLFFDVVRKETPDATVQSTSNQFYFQFLTYYQSNSGEMRLRVTTLSRRWVAGPGSSQDLIAGFDQEAAAIVMARQVSFKMETEAEFDPIRWLDKALINLCSRFGEYQKDSPTSFSLSPRLSIFPQFMFHLRRSQFVQVFNNSPDETAYFRMILNRENVANSVVMVQPSLITYSFHSGPEPALLDVAAIAADRILLLDSFFTVVIFHGSTIAQWRKAGYHNEPEHQAFAQLLRAPHDDAESIIKERFPVPRLVVCDQHGSQARFLLAKLNPSATYNSDAALPGGDIIFTDDVSFEVFLDHLQRLVVQ